A single genomic interval of Microbulbifer variabilis harbors:
- the ispB gene encoding octaprenyl diphosphate synthase: protein MLPFHRVAAEDFAAVNQRILDQLHSDVPLVENIGHYLVEAGGKRLRPLLVLLCARACNYQDEGHIDLATIIEFIHTATLLHDDVVDTSDMRRGRLTANAKWGNAPSVLVGDFLYSRAFQMMIALQDMRIMAILSDTTNTIAEGEVQQLVNAGDPEVSEENYFSVIYKKTGALFEAACETAAVLADCSAEEQNALKLYGRHLGLAFQLVDDALDYRGNPEELGKNVGDDLAEGKPTLPLIYTMANGSQNQVALVKEAIEQRSAAKLVEIVEAIEACGALDYTMERARAAVEDAKAQLDFLPESDQKTALQQLASFAVERNV, encoded by the coding sequence ATGCTGCCTTTTCACCGGGTCGCCGCCGAAGACTTTGCCGCGGTCAACCAGCGTATTCTCGACCAACTGCACTCGGATGTCCCCCTGGTGGAAAATATAGGCCACTACTTGGTTGAGGCCGGCGGCAAACGCCTGCGACCCCTGCTGGTGCTGCTATGTGCCAGGGCCTGCAACTACCAAGATGAGGGCCATATTGATCTGGCCACCATTATCGAATTTATCCACACCGCCACCCTGCTACACGATGATGTGGTGGACACCTCCGATATGCGCCGCGGCCGCCTTACCGCCAATGCCAAATGGGGCAATGCACCCAGCGTCCTGGTGGGAGACTTTCTATACTCCCGTGCCTTCCAGATGATGATTGCCCTACAGGACATGCGCATCATGGCAATCCTTTCTGATACCACCAATACCATTGCCGAAGGTGAAGTACAGCAGCTGGTAAACGCCGGCGACCCAGAGGTCAGCGAAGAAAACTACTTCAGTGTAATTTACAAGAAAACCGGAGCGTTGTTCGAAGCGGCCTGTGAGACCGCCGCCGTTTTGGCCGACTGTTCCGCCGAGGAACAAAATGCCCTGAAACTGTATGGACGCCATTTAGGCCTCGCATTCCAGCTGGTGGATGACGCCCTGGATTATCGAGGCAACCCGGAAGAACTAGGCAAAAATGTCGGCGACGATCTTGCGGAGGGCAAGCCCACACTTCCCCTGATCTACACCATGGCCAATGGCAGCCAAAACCAGGTGGCTCTGGTAAAGGAGGCGATTGAACAGCGCAGTGCAGCAAAACTGGTAGAAATTGTCGAGGCTATTGAGGCCTGCGGAGCACTGGATTACACCATGGAGCGGGCCCGCGCTGCCGTGGAGGATGCCAAAGCTCAGTTGGATTTCCTACCCGAGAGTGATCAAAAAACCGCACTACAACAACTAGCTAGCTTTGCCGTGGAGAGAAATGTCTAG